Proteins encoded within one genomic window of Mesobacillus subterraneus:
- a CDS encoding TolB family protein encodes MNRKKTLSGIIAFVTLLLISSISYMLLADRDAYKYYTGLGSGLAISEDDQLIAFSYFNNGQAAIYTASQDGGDVKRVSNPEQVYHSNPQFSPDGSKILYLSQDNNQIQSLYIANVDGANPNKISDPSQHISGAVFSDDNETIFFASMPAEEFKKTEGETKEGYDLFSVKMDGSQMEQLTDRDFYTVDSLIFSREKREIFFQDYEDINAFDLEDERVYTADFSSKMPAEFFHLSLSPKLNALAYTTITDESKNKSLFEYDLFLKDLQNGEAKRLTDLNSSIVSPVFFNDKNEILFLEYLNWPQEPEEYKLRTVDIGTKKLKDIRLEMPDLESSNFVMKAIDYSVNSWTVGLLYTVLLMLITVYVKHEKVFLPSIISLVFGLLTIAASLVVAATVDPWAGIGVGMLAAGLLVCTLVLFIFAFVIKLLRKGAK; translated from the coding sequence GTGAATAGAAAGAAAACTTTATCGGGGATAATTGCTTTTGTTACTTTGTTGTTGATTTCAAGCATCAGTTATATGTTGTTGGCAGACCGGGACGCCTATAAATACTATACAGGTCTGGGGAGTGGGCTAGCCATTTCTGAGGATGATCAACTCATAGCCTTTTCCTATTTTAATAATGGTCAAGCGGCAATCTATACAGCTAGTCAAGATGGTGGAGATGTTAAAAGAGTGAGCAACCCTGAACAGGTTTATCACAGTAACCCTCAGTTTTCACCAGATGGAAGCAAGATTTTATATTTATCACAGGACAATAACCAAATTCAATCGCTTTACATAGCAAATGTAGATGGAGCCAATCCTAACAAAATTTCAGATCCATCACAGCATATTTCTGGCGCTGTCTTTTCTGATGACAACGAAACAATTTTCTTTGCAAGTATGCCGGCAGAAGAATTTAAAAAGACTGAAGGGGAGACTAAAGAGGGCTATGATCTTTTTTCCGTTAAAATGGATGGCTCTCAAATGGAACAGTTAACTGATAGAGACTTCTACACAGTGGATAGCCTTATCTTTTCTCGTGAAAAAAGGGAAATCTTCTTCCAGGATTATGAAGATATAAATGCATTTGATTTGGAGGATGAACGGGTGTACACGGCAGATTTCAGCAGTAAAATGCCTGCAGAATTTTTTCATCTCTCGCTTTCGCCTAAGCTTAATGCATTAGCTTATACAACGATCACTGATGAATCAAAGAACAAATCCCTGTTTGAATACGATTTATTTCTAAAAGATTTACAAAATGGAGAAGCCAAGAGGCTCACCGACTTGAATTCATCTATCGTTTCTCCGGTCTTTTTTAACGATAAAAATGAAATTCTCTTCCTTGAATATTTAAATTGGCCGCAAGAACCAGAGGAATATAAGTTAAGGACAGTAGACATAGGAACCAAGAAGTTAAAGGATATTAGGCTTGAAATGCCAGATCTTGAATCCAGCAACTTTGTCATGAAGGCCATTGATTATTCAGTTAACAGCTGGACAGTTGGCCTATTATATACAGTGCTGCTAATGCTTATTACTGTATACGTAAAGCATGAAAAAGTATTTTTGCCTTCGATAATCAGCCTTGTATTTGGATTATTAACAATAGCGGCAAGCTTGGTTGTTGCTGCCACGGTAGATCCTTGGGCAGGAATTGGCGTCGGCATGCTGGCAGCAGGATTACTAGTTTGTACTCTCGTTCTATTCATCTTTGCCTTTGTCATTAAGCTTTTAAGAAAAGGAGCAAAATAA
- a CDS encoding VWA domain-containing protein: protein MKRYSLFFLLFTSLVLSACSSDAPDEVIVTEQPTKEVTKKEETNQSKFDHLKNISLEITEESLMALEPGSMMGDLSYEKDIEDIGFNTPELNPEVENKLPEKLEELAVETDDLESIKKGLVSLLASPHYKEIIENATAYEPHFEEPFLPDPTKAEGEEETKISGKAIILLDASSSMLQQTDGRTKMEIAKDAVKSFAKTIGQSSEVSLIVYGHKGSDSDADKGVSCSGIEEVYSMGKYEKEAFHGAVDSFDSKGWTPLAGAIQKAGEMSSSYNAHTTIYIVSDGAETCDGDPVQASKDLIAKNVESTVNIIGFDVDGNTENQLKAVAEAGNGEYFKADNPEELKNTIQYEWLPSTLDLAFAFTMAPDGWDMVAEYKVAEKYPLELWTVGRKEAHRIIDAAAIMSKNDWITDEQYSELRDWGFERSEAMKELHYAMSKTNREKADTESKEIRQRVDEWVARMKELKKERGDTW from the coding sequence GTGAAAAGGTATTCGCTGTTTTTCTTGTTATTCACGTCACTCGTTCTTTCTGCGTGCAGCAGTGATGCACCTGATGAAGTAATCGTAACTGAACAACCGACTAAGGAAGTTACTAAAAAGGAAGAGACAAATCAGAGTAAATTCGACCACTTGAAGAATATAAGTTTAGAGATTACTGAGGAAAGCCTGATGGCTCTGGAGCCTGGCTCAATGATGGGCGACTTGAGCTATGAAAAAGATATAGAGGATATCGGGTTCAATACACCAGAGCTGAACCCAGAGGTAGAAAACAAACTGCCGGAGAAACTTGAAGAACTTGCTGTTGAGACAGATGATTTAGAATCTATTAAAAAAGGCCTTGTTTCCCTGCTAGCAAGTCCACATTATAAAGAAATTATCGAGAATGCCACTGCCTATGAACCACATTTCGAAGAACCTTTCCTGCCAGACCCGACAAAGGCTGAAGGCGAAGAAGAAACGAAAATTTCTGGCAAAGCTATTATCCTTCTTGATGCAAGCTCAAGCATGCTTCAACAGACGGATGGACGGACCAAAATGGAGATCGCCAAGGATGCAGTGAAAAGCTTCGCAAAAACCATCGGCCAGTCTAGTGAGGTTTCTCTCATTGTATATGGTCACAAAGGCTCCGATTCTGACGCAGATAAAGGAGTTTCCTGTTCTGGAATTGAAGAAGTATATTCAATGGGCAAATACGAAAAAGAAGCATTCCACGGAGCGGTCGATTCTTTTGATAGTAAGGGTTGGACCCCTCTTGCTGGCGCCATCCAAAAGGCCGGTGAGATGAGCAGCAGCTATAATGCCCATACAACAATTTACATCGTCAGCGACGGCGCCGAAACCTGTGATGGTGATCCAGTCCAGGCAAGCAAAGACCTTATTGCAAAAAATGTTGAAAGTACAGTAAACATCATCGGTTTTGATGTAGATGGTAATACAGAAAATCAGTTGAAAGCAGTAGCTGAAGCCGGAAACGGAGAATACTTCAAAGCCGACAACCCTGAGGAATTGAAAAATACAATTCAATACGAGTGGCTCCCTTCCACCCTCGACCTGGCATTTGCCTTTACGATGGCTCCAGACGGATGGGATATGGTCGCAGAATACAAAGTCGCGGAAAAGTACCCGCTTGAATTATGGACCGTAGGAAGAAAAGAAGCACACCGGATCATCGACGCGGCTGCCATCATGTCAAAGAATGACTGGATCACCGATGAACAATATTCCGAGTTAAGAGATTGGGGCTTTGAACGCAGCGAAGCCATGAAAGAACTGCATTATGCCATGAGTAAAACCAATCGCGAAAAAGCCGACACCGAAAGCAAGGAAATCAGGCAAAGAGTCGACGAATGGGTAGCAAGAATGAAAGAACTGAAAAAAGAGCGCGGCGATACTTGGTAA
- the cspC gene encoding cold shock protein CspC, whose amino-acid sequence MEQGTVKWFNAEKGFGFIERENGDDVFVHFSAIQSEGFKSLDEGQKVTFDVEQGARGAQAANVQKA is encoded by the coding sequence ATGGAACAAGGTACAGTGAAATGGTTTAATGCAGAAAAAGGTTTCGGTTTCATCGAGCGTGAAAATGGAGACGACGTATTCGTACACTTCTCTGCTATCCAAAGCGAAGGCTTCAAGTCTTTAGATGAAGGTCAAAAAGTAACATTTGACGTTGAGCAAGGTGCTCGTGGAGCTCAAGCTGCAAACGTTCAAAAAGCTTAA
- a CDS encoding acetolactate synthase large subunit, whose translation MKAAELMIKCLEREGVEYIFGVPGEENLDIMDALLHSSIEFIVTRHETNAAFMAGTYGRLTGKPGVCLATLGPGATNLLTGVVNSNMDHSPIVAITGQAGLDRQHKISHQYYDLVSIFEPVTKWNTQVKKAEIIPEVVRKAFDVAQGEKPGATHIDLPEDIAAMEVEGNPLEIIEPTIMEAGERVIKDAAKHIEQTKHPLILAGMGVERGQAEESLRALAEKADLPVVHTFMGKGAISWQNDQSLLTAGVSGKDYITCGFAQSDLIITVGFDMAEYPPKNWNPGGESSILHIDTIEAETDANYPVKHSVIGDINENLKQLEKVISPTERANKWVENVREKALNEYEAYAGDTSYPVKPQKIIHDLRSVMNEEDIVISDVGAHKMWMARMYHNFEPNTCLISNGLASMGIAVPAAISAKLVFPDRNVVAVVGDGAFQMSSAELETVKRLNLPIIILLWRDGGYGLIEWKQMKEFNRASNIKFGNPDFIQLAESYGFEAIGIEKGGELKDAIKKAIEMNKPVLIDCPVDYSENMKLTEKLGEILC comes from the coding sequence ATGAAAGCAGCGGAATTAATGATTAAATGTCTGGAACGTGAGGGTGTTGAATACATTTTTGGTGTTCCCGGAGAGGAAAACCTTGATATTATGGATGCTCTGCTTCATTCGAGTATTGAATTTATTGTAACAAGGCATGAAACAAATGCCGCTTTTATGGCAGGGACATACGGAAGACTTACAGGGAAACCGGGTGTCTGTCTTGCGACTCTTGGACCAGGCGCGACGAATCTTTTAACAGGGGTGGTCAATTCAAATATGGACCACAGTCCGATAGTTGCGATTACTGGACAGGCAGGATTGGACCGGCAGCATAAAATATCCCATCAATATTATGACTTGGTTTCCATTTTTGAGCCGGTAACGAAGTGGAACACACAGGTGAAAAAAGCGGAAATCATTCCCGAGGTAGTCCGAAAAGCATTTGATGTTGCGCAAGGGGAAAAGCCTGGAGCCACTCATATAGACCTCCCGGAAGATATTGCAGCGATGGAAGTAGAAGGGAATCCTTTAGAAATCATTGAACCGACGATTATGGAAGCAGGGGAGCGTGTCATCAAGGATGCAGCCAAGCATATTGAACAAACGAAGCATCCTCTGATTCTTGCTGGAATGGGCGTTGAAAGAGGACAGGCTGAGGAAAGCCTGAGAGCTCTCGCGGAAAAAGCAGATCTTCCCGTCGTTCATACCTTCATGGGAAAAGGAGCGATTTCCTGGCAAAACGATCAAAGTTTATTAACTGCTGGCGTTAGCGGCAAGGACTATATTACATGTGGTTTTGCACAATCTGATTTAATCATTACGGTTGGCTTTGACATGGCTGAATATCCTCCTAAAAACTGGAACCCTGGTGGAGAAAGCTCTATTTTACACATCGATACAATAGAAGCCGAAACGGACGCCAATTATCCTGTAAAACATAGCGTGATTGGTGATATCAATGAAAACCTCAAGCAATTGGAGAAGGTCATTTCACCCACGGAAAGGGCTAACAAATGGGTTGAAAACGTGAGGGAGAAAGCGCTAAATGAATACGAGGCCTATGCTGGCGATACGAGCTATCCAGTTAAACCACAGAAAATCATCCATGATCTCAGGTCTGTAATGAACGAGGAGGATATCGTCATCTCGGATGTCGGAGCTCACAAAATGTGGATGGCAAGAATGTACCATAACTTTGAGCCGAACACCTGCCTGATATCCAACGGGCTGGCTTCAATGGGTATTGCTGTTCCTGCAGCAATTTCTGCAAAATTGGTCTTTCCTGATCGGAATGTGGTCGCGGTCGTTGGCGACGGAGCGTTCCAAATGTCCAGCGCAGAACTTGAAACGGTCAAAAGATTGAATCTGCCGATTATCATCCTTTTATGGCGAGATGGCGGCTACGGCTTGATTGAATGGAAGCAGATGAAGGAGTTCAACAGAGCTTCGAATATTAAGTTCGGTAATCCTGATTTTATCCAACTGGCAGAATCATACGGTTTTGAAGCGATTGGGATAGAAAAAGGCGGAGAATTGAAGGATGCGATCAAGAAAGCGATCGAGATGAATAAACCGGTATTAATCGATTGCCCTGTGGACTACAGCGAAAACATGAAGCTAACTGAAAAGTTAGGTGAAATTCTATGCTAG
- a CDS encoding ferritin-like domain-containing protein — protein MKLKLIQVAACFFFLISFSGAVQAQTELPADFGAKGALKDSSITFDEALIYAIQDEYLAQARYDAVIGKFGNIRPFNNIMAAEQQHISALVSLFQKYDKQIPEDNAKQYVSAPGTLKEAFNQGVQGEIDNIAMYDKLKTIPSLPEDAQMVFTQLGNASKNHLRAFQRGAVRN, from the coding sequence ATGAAACTAAAATTAATCCAAGTTGCAGCATGCTTTTTTTTCCTGATAAGTTTTTCCGGAGCTGTTCAGGCGCAGACTGAATTACCAGCTGACTTTGGAGCAAAGGGTGCACTGAAGGATTCCTCGATCACATTTGATGAAGCTTTAATTTATGCCATCCAGGATGAATACCTTGCACAGGCTCGGTATGACGCTGTCATCGGAAAGTTCGGCAACATCAGGCCTTTTAACAATATCATGGCAGCGGAGCAGCAACATATCAGTGCCCTCGTTTCCTTGTTTCAGAAGTACGATAAACAAATTCCCGAAGACAATGCCAAGCAATATGTTTCAGCACCTGGAACACTGAAGGAAGCATTTAATCAAGGAGTTCAGGGAGAAATCGATAATATTGCGATGTATGATAAGTTAAAAACGATTCCCTCCCTGCCAGAGGATGCGCAAATGGTGTTTACGCAATTAGGAAATGCTTCAAAAAATCACCTAAGAGCCTTCCAAAGAGGTGCAGTCCGCAATTAA
- a CDS encoding HAD family hydrolase has protein sequence MVTGDDVELPKPHPEGINKALEELGVSNIEAIFLGDSDADILAGKQANVHTIGVHWLSNHQTIEFSIQPDEVYSSINDFLLSLLKTKMQC, from the coding sequence ATTGTTACCGGCGATGACGTGGAGTTACCAAAACCACATCCAGAGGGAATAAATAAAGCATTAGAAGAACTGGGTGTGTCAAACATAGAGGCTATTTTCCTTGGAGATAGCGACGCGGATATATTGGCTGGTAAACAAGCGAATGTACATACAATTGGAGTTCATTGGCTATCAAATCACCAGACAATTGAGTTTAGTATTCAACCAGATGAAGTGTATAGTAGTATAAATGATTTCTTATTATCCCTTCTGAAAACTAAGATGCAATGTTGA
- a CDS encoding GreA/GreB family elongation factor, producing MSVKITSNGEQLILQQIGNLEQELKQVRKDKNIAFNACGDDKLANPNFHKLEQDERVLVERIQEIQHTYKTAELIMVDERNTEKVDIGSIVKCSFEYTDYTEEEIYEIVGYGESNVDENKIYYETPVAKKLIGLKVGDETVLSVPSGKVKCKVLKMYSVWEEAEIQRK from the coding sequence ATGTCTGTTAAAATCACATCCAATGGAGAGCAGCTGATTCTTCAACAAATAGGCAATCTGGAACAAGAGTTGAAGCAAGTACGTAAAGATAAAAATATTGCCTTTAATGCTTGCGGAGATGATAAGTTAGCAAATCCTAATTTTCATAAATTGGAGCAAGATGAACGTGTATTAGTGGAACGAATCCAAGAGATTCAGCATACGTATAAGACTGCTGAATTGATTATGGTTGATGAGCGGAATACTGAAAAAGTAGATATTGGCTCGATCGTTAAATGTTCTTTTGAGTATACAGATTATACGGAAGAAGAAATATATGAGATTGTTGGATACGGTGAGTCGAATGTAGATGAGAACAAAATTTATTATGAGACACCAGTTGCAAAGAAGCTAATAGGTTTAAAGGTTGGCGACGAAACTGTTTTGTCGGTTCCTTCTGGAAAAGTGAAATGCAAGGTTTTGAAGATGTATAGTGTATGGGAAGAGGCGGAGATTCAAAGGAAGTAG
- the tatA gene encoding twin-arginine translocase TatA/TatE family subunit: protein MFSNIGFPGLILILVIALIIFGTNKLPEIGRAVGKSMREFKNATNGLADDIKKEIGENDTDKKS, encoded by the coding sequence ATGTTTTCAAATATAGGATTTCCAGGATTAATCCTGATTCTCGTAATTGCGCTGATCATTTTTGGGACAAACAAACTCCCTGAAATCGGACGGGCAGTCGGCAAGTCGATGAGAGAATTCAAGAACGCGACGAATGGACTCGCTGATGATATTAAGAAGGAAATCGGGGAAAACGATACTGATAAGAAGAGTTAA
- a CDS encoding DUF3238 domain-containing protein, whose product MNRQTRLKKFKQTRTGKILPLAALGIAGTLYAGKLNRQRKTAAASQSRMPANIEQATTHIKLEWKGEESSYRVFRGEKLIYEGTEPKLADQNLVAGTMYTYCIETLDEHGMLTDRMRIQTATSVDFKEKDNILENSIITTIVTHGQISLEWEPIEGVTDYTIYRNGSKLETVKSCAFTDENIEADDVSTYRIKARRPLQRSDQMKWELKSVVANAVGVIKKDSTTRMAADEEFTISKKIGPLKELLRSPQEIKCMNGNWQLRYTTFLKEEWLKNPNAASPDQIFKGDYRSFDPESSEFRTRGDVFIDTKNPSALLTKATGKTEAYTKELVLLESASAADEGIQLEKVLTDDDRVQFHLNHSVSNPLVMSPAIDYHVCGTFYKNNEFDLVGIHDQAPEHEIYIKEPGSDEWQAIHQAHSKGLEMMADPMANHYWRYSTFTH is encoded by the coding sequence ATGAATAGGCAAACTCGTCTCAAAAAGTTTAAACAAACACGGACAGGCAAAATTTTGCCGCTTGCTGCACTTGGGATTGCCGGCACTCTTTATGCTGGTAAATTGAATCGTCAGCGGAAGACTGCTGCTGCCTCTCAATCAAGGATGCCTGCGAATATTGAGCAGGCCACTACACATATAAAACTGGAATGGAAGGGTGAGGAATCGTCCTATCGTGTGTTTAGAGGAGAGAAACTGATATACGAAGGAACGGAGCCAAAACTTGCCGACCAAAATCTTGTTGCCGGCACTATGTACACATACTGTATAGAAACGCTTGATGAACATGGAATGCTAACAGATAGAATGCGTATCCAAACAGCTACATCAGTGGATTTCAAGGAAAAAGATAACATTTTAGAGAATTCAATCATTACAACGATTGTTACTCATGGGCAAATCTCTTTAGAATGGGAACCGATTGAGGGTGTTACAGACTATACGATTTACAGGAATGGCAGTAAATTGGAGACAGTAAAATCCTGTGCTTTTACCGATGAAAATATAGAAGCTGACGACGTTTCTACTTATAGGATTAAAGCAAGGCGACCTTTGCAACGGTCGGATCAAATGAAATGGGAACTTAAGTCGGTTGTCGCCAATGCGGTGGGTGTTATTAAGAAAGATTCAACCACTAGAATGGCAGCTGATGAGGAGTTTACCATTTCCAAAAAGATTGGGCCTTTAAAGGAATTATTGAGATCTCCCCAGGAAATCAAGTGTATGAACGGCAACTGGCAGCTCAGATACACCACTTTTTTAAAAGAAGAATGGCTGAAAAATCCGAATGCGGCATCTCCGGATCAGATATTCAAAGGCGATTATCGTTCCTTTGATCCTGAGTCTTCTGAATTCAGGACCAGAGGAGACGTTTTTATCGACACTAAAAACCCATCTGCCCTCTTAACGAAGGCTACCGGCAAAACAGAAGCATACACCAAAGAACTTGTACTATTAGAATCAGCGAGCGCTGCTGACGAGGGGATTCAGTTGGAAAAGGTGCTTACAGACGACGACAGAGTTCAATTTCACCTGAATCATTCTGTCAGCAATCCACTGGTTATGTCCCCTGCTATTGATTACCATGTATGCGGAACCTTTTACAAGAACAATGAATTCGACTTGGTTGGGATCCATGATCAAGCACCTGAGCATGAAATTTATATTAAAGAACCAGGTTCGGACGAGTGGCAAGCCATCCACCAGGCTCACAGCAAGGGACTCGAAATGATGGCAGATCCAATGGCTAATCATTACTGGCGTTACTCTACATTCACTCACTAA
- a CDS encoding thiol-disulfide oxidoreductase DCC family protein, whose protein sequence is MHPVILFDGVCNFCDASVQFILNRDPNETFHFASLQSEAGKELLKKYNVRNDVDSMILIENDKVYYKSSAALRITRHLRGAWKLLYVFMVVPAPIRNIAYDLIARNRYKWFGKKDSCMLPPPNVRKRFL, encoded by the coding sequence ATGCACCCGGTCATTTTATTTGACGGAGTTTGCAACTTTTGTGATGCCAGCGTCCAATTTATTCTGAATCGTGATCCAAATGAAACGTTCCACTTTGCATCGTTGCAGAGTGAAGCCGGAAAGGAACTGCTGAAAAAGTATAATGTGCGAAACGATGTGGACAGCATGATTTTAATCGAGAATGATAAGGTTTATTATAAATCGTCCGCAGCCCTGAGGATTACTCGTCATTTGCGTGGAGCATGGAAGCTTCTATATGTGTTCATGGTCGTTCCTGCTCCTATCAGGAATATTGCATATGATCTTATAGCCCGGAACCGATACAAATGGTTCGGCAAGAAGGATAGCTGTATGCTGCCTCCGCCGAACGTACGGAAGCGATTTTTATAA
- the nhaC gene encoding Na+/H+ antiporter NhaC, with amino-acid sequence MERKVPFGLAIIPLLVMVVSMAVTIVKFEGDPHIPLIIGTVVAGLVAWFAGFKWNFIEEGIYKGIKMALPAILIIITVGMIIGSWIGGGVVATMVYYGLKIMSPSMFLVSISIITALITLAIGSSWSTMGTIGVAGMGIGISMGIPAPMVAGAIISGSYFGDKMSPLSDTTNLAAGITGTDLFAHIRHMVYTTVPAFLIALGVYWYLGRDFSNTGVDNQQILEIMNVIQSNFVISPWLLLVPAAVILLVAFKVPALPALIVGVFLGWMTQFTVQGGAIADAVNTLQNGFSIETRNASVDELFSRGGIQDMMYTVSLALIAMAFAGVMEQTGMLQSIVEKILKLARSARSLVVSTVVTSFITNVAAGEQYLSVLLPGRMYKKAYDDKGLHSKNLSRAVEDGGTVTSPLVPWNTCAVFIISALSVHPFEYAPYAVLNFTVPILSIIFALFGFKLEFVKKESSSTESVRKAS; translated from the coding sequence ATTGAGAGAAAAGTGCCATTTGGTCTTGCTATCATCCCTTTATTAGTTATGGTAGTTTCAATGGCAGTAACGATTGTTAAGTTTGAAGGAGACCCGCATATTCCGCTGATTATCGGAACGGTGGTGGCAGGTCTTGTTGCCTGGTTTGCAGGTTTTAAGTGGAATTTTATCGAAGAAGGTATTTATAAAGGAATTAAAATGGCTTTACCGGCAATTTTGATCATCATCACAGTTGGAATGATCATCGGTTCATGGATTGGCGGCGGAGTTGTAGCAACGATGGTTTACTATGGCCTTAAAATAATGAGTCCATCCATGTTCCTTGTATCAATTAGTATCATTACGGCTTTGATTACCCTGGCTATTGGAAGTTCATGGTCTACAATGGGAACAATTGGTGTCGCTGGTATGGGAATCGGGATCAGCATGGGAATTCCTGCTCCCATGGTAGCAGGGGCGATCATTTCAGGCTCTTATTTCGGCGATAAAATGTCGCCATTGTCCGATACAACCAATCTGGCGGCAGGAATCACGGGGACAGATCTGTTTGCCCATATCCGCCATATGGTTTATACGACAGTGCCAGCCTTTTTGATTGCTCTTGGTGTCTATTGGTACCTTGGCAGAGATTTTAGCAATACAGGAGTCGATAATCAACAGATTTTAGAAATCATGAATGTGATTCAATCTAATTTTGTAATATCGCCATGGTTGCTTCTAGTTCCAGCAGCAGTTATTTTACTGGTTGCTTTCAAGGTGCCAGCACTTCCAGCCCTTATCGTAGGAGTATTTCTTGGGTGGATGACGCAGTTTACCGTTCAAGGTGGGGCAATAGCCGATGCGGTCAATACCCTTCAAAACGGTTTTTCAATTGAAACGAGGAACGCTTCTGTAGACGAACTTTTTAGCAGAGGCGGAATTCAGGATATGATGTATACCGTGTCTCTTGCTCTGATAGCGATGGCTTTTGCAGGTGTAATGGAGCAGACGGGTATGCTGCAATCAATCGTAGAGAAAATACTGAAGCTGGCCCGTTCAGCTCGAAGCCTCGTTGTTTCTACGGTTGTGACTTCATTTATAACAAATGTGGCTGCAGGAGAACAGTACCTATCAGTTCTTTTACCAGGACGGATGTATAAAAAAGCATACGATGACAAGGGGCTTCATTCGAAAAACCTATCTCGTGCCGTCGAGGATGGAGGCACGGTGACTTCACCCCTGGTTCCCTGGAATACATGCGCCGTATTCATCATTTCAGCATTGTCTGTCCATCCATTTGAATACGCACCATATGCCGTACTGAATTTCACAGTACCGATCTTATCGATTATCTTTGCTTTGTTCGGTTTTAAACTGGAGTTTGTGAAGAAGGAAAGTTCAAGTACAGAATCTGTAAGAAAAGCTTCATAG
- a CDS encoding TerC family protein encodes MEGIWLEYAWALLILIGLEGLLSADNALVLAIIAKHLPDDQKKKAISYGILMAFVFRFGALFAISFIANVWQVQAIGAAYLLYLGLKHVIQAKFGKENENIREEEEKEARGMGFWPTVGKIGLADLAFAIDSILAAVALALGLPDSPLPDFGGMDGGKFIVVLLGGIAGLILIKYAATWFVKLLDQRPALETTAYAIVAWVGVKLAVITLAHEDIAILDHDFPHSTLWTTIFYGVLITIALVGWFAPAKKTKGQENSL; translated from the coding sequence ATGGAAGGAATTTGGCTTGAATATGCCTGGGCATTATTGATCTTAATCGGTCTTGAAGGTTTATTATCAGCTGACAATGCTCTTGTACTGGCAATTATAGCGAAACATTTACCTGATGATCAGAAGAAAAAAGCAATAAGTTATGGGATTTTGATGGCGTTTGTCTTCAGGTTTGGGGCTTTATTTGCTATTTCATTCATTGCAAACGTCTGGCAGGTACAGGCAATCGGTGCAGCTTACCTTCTTTATCTTGGATTGAAGCATGTCATACAGGCGAAGTTTGGTAAGGAAAATGAAAATATCCGTGAAGAAGAAGAGAAGGAAGCGAGAGGAATGGGCTTCTGGCCGACTGTTGGTAAAATCGGTTTAGCAGACCTAGCGTTTGCGATTGATTCCATTCTTGCGGCAGTTGCTCTTGCCCTTGGACTGCCGGATTCACCGCTGCCAGATTTTGGCGGTATGGACGGCGGAAAGTTCATTGTCGTTCTTCTAGGCGGAATTGCTGGTTTGATCTTAATTAAATACGCAGCTACATGGTTCGTTAAGCTGCTTGATCAGCGTCCAGCATTGGAAACAACAGCGTATGCAATCGTGGCATGGGTTGGTGTGAAGCTTGCAGTCATTACTTTGGCTCATGAAGATATCGCTATCCTTGACCATGACTTCCCTCATAGTACACTTTGGACCACAATCTTCTATGGAGTATTGATTACAATAGCTCTAGTTGGATGGTTTGCTCCAGCGAAAAAAACTAAGGGTCAAGAAAACTCTCTATAA